A region of Photobacterium sanguinicancri DNA encodes the following proteins:
- the asd gene encoding aspartate-semialdehyde dehydrogenase, which yields MMKVGLVGWRGMVGSVLMQRMVEERDFDQIEPTFYTTSQVGIPAPNYGKDAGLLQDAFDIESLKQLDTIVTCQGGGYTEKVYPALRQAGWKGYWIDAASTLRMKDDAIITLDPVNFDQIQQGIHSGIKTYVGGNCTVSLMLMAVGGLYKAGLVEWMTSQTYQAASGAGAKNMRELIGQMGVINDTVTSELADPSTSILDIDRKVAETLRSSSFPSQEFGAPLAGSLIPWIDVKRDNGQSKEEWKASVETNKILGLDAKPIPIDGTCVRIGAMRCHSQALTIKLKQGVPLDEIEGIIASHNDWVKVIPNDRDVTVQELSPAKVTGTLSVPVGRLRKLAMGDDYLNAFTVGDQLLWGAAEPLRRTLRIILAEKA from the coding sequence ATGATGAAAGTAGGTTTAGTTGGTTGGCGTGGAATGGTGGGCTCTGTGCTCATGCAGCGAATGGTAGAAGAGCGAGATTTTGATCAAATCGAACCTACCTTTTATACAACTTCACAAGTTGGTATCCCTGCGCCGAACTATGGGAAAGATGCCGGGTTACTTCAAGACGCATTCGATATTGAAAGCTTAAAGCAACTTGATACGATCGTGACCTGTCAAGGCGGTGGATACACAGAAAAAGTATACCCTGCATTACGTCAAGCTGGGTGGAAAGGCTACTGGATTGATGCCGCATCAACGTTGCGGATGAAAGACGATGCCATTATCACGTTAGACCCTGTTAACTTTGACCAGATTCAACAAGGTATTCATTCTGGAATAAAAACCTATGTAGGCGGTAACTGTACCGTTAGTTTGATGCTAATGGCGGTGGGCGGTCTATATAAAGCGGGCTTGGTTGAATGGATGACATCACAAACGTACCAAGCGGCATCAGGTGCTGGCGCGAAAAATATGCGTGAGTTGATTGGCCAAATGGGGGTGATCAACGACACAGTGACTAGCGAGTTGGCTGATCCATCAACATCTATTCTTGATATTGACCGTAAGGTAGCTGAAACCTTGCGCTCTTCTAGTTTCCCTTCTCAAGAGTTTGGGGCGCCATTAGCTGGTTCATTGATCCCTTGGATCGATGTGAAACGCGATAACGGTCAGTCGAAAGAAGAATGGAAAGCATCGGTTGAAACAAATAAAATTTTGGGGCTAGATGCGAAACCGATTCCTATTGATGGTACTTGTGTGCGAATTGGCGCTATGCGTTGTCACAGTCAGGCTTTAACGATCAAACTAAAGCAGGGTGTGCCGCTTGATGAAATCGAAGGCATTATTGCATCGCACAATGACTGGGTGAAAGTGATCCCCAATGATCGTGATGTGACAGTGCAAGAGCTTAGCCCCGCTAAAGTAACAGGAACACTATCAGTGCCTGTTGGCCGTTTACGTAAGTTGGCGATGGGTGATGATTACCTGAATGCCTTTACTGTCGGTGACCAATTGCTATGGGGAGCCGCTGAGCCACTTCGCCGTACGCTTCGTATTATCTTGGCTGAAAAAGCTTAA
- the sodB gene encoding superoxide dismutase [Fe], with protein sequence MAFELPALPYAINALEPHISQETLEFHHGKHHNTYVVKLNGLVEGTELAEKSLEEIIKTSTGGVFNNAAQIWNHTFYWHCLSPNAGGEPTGEVADAIAKSFGSFEEFKAKFTDSAINNFGSSWTWLVKKADGSLDIVNTSNAATPLTEEGVTPLLTVDLWEHAYYIDFRNVRPDYMAAFWALVNWEFVAKNLAA encoded by the coding sequence ATGGCATTTGAATTACCAGCTCTACCGTACGCTATCAACGCACTAGAACCACATATCTCTCAAGAGACTCTAGAGTTTCACCATGGTAAACACCACAACACTTACGTGGTTAAGCTAAATGGTCTTGTTGAAGGTACTGAGCTTGCTGAAAAATCACTAGAAGAAATCATCAAGACTTCTACTGGTGGCGTATTCAACAATGCTGCACAAATCTGGAACCACACTTTCTACTGGCACTGCCTAAGCCCTAACGCAGGCGGTGAACCAACAGGTGAAGTTGCAGACGCAATTGCTAAATCATTTGGTTCTTTCGAAGAATTCAAAGCAAAATTCACAGATTCTGCAATCAACAACTTCGGTTCTTCTTGGACTTGGTTAGTGAAAAAAGCAGACGGCTCTCTAGACATCGTTAATACGTCTAATGCTGCAACGCCACTAACAGAAGAAGGTGTTACACCACTTCTAACGGTTGACCTGTGGGAACACGCTTACTACATCGATTTCCGTAACGTTCGCCCTGATTACATGGCTGCTTTCTGGGCACTTGTAAACTGGGAATTCGTAGCGAAAAACCTAGCGGCTTAA
- a CDS encoding Grx4 family monothiol glutaredoxin — METIDKIKQQISENAILLYMKGSPKLPSCGFSSQASQALMGCGEKFAYVDILQNPDIRAELPAYAQWPTFPQLWVEGELVGGCDIIMEMFQKGELQPLVKEAAARRDGEAAE, encoded by the coding sequence ATGGAAACTATCGATAAAATTAAGCAGCAGATCTCTGAAAACGCAATCTTGTTGTACATGAAGGGCTCCCCTAAACTACCTAGCTGTGGTTTTTCTTCACAAGCCTCTCAAGCACTAATGGGTTGTGGTGAGAAGTTCGCTTACGTTGATATCCTACAAAACCCTGATATCCGTGCTGAGCTTCCTGCATACGCACAATGGCCAACATTCCCACAACTATGGGTTGAAGGCGAGCTAGTTGGTGGTTGTGACATCATCATGGAAATGTTCCAAAAAGGTGAGCTTCAGCCACTTGTTAAAGAAGCCGCTGCTCGTCGTGACGGTGAAGCAGCAGAATAA